A region from the Salmo salar unplaced genomic scaffold, Ssal_v3.1, whole genome shotgun sequence genome encodes:
- the LOC123732796 gene encoding vitelline membrane protein Vm26Ab-like has protein sequence MTTLLCSSSSAVLIIKTLGLLHRCPAALLHRCPAALLHRCPASLLHRCPAALLPCCPAALLHRCPAALLHRCPAAPLHRCTAALLHRCPAALLPRCPAALLPCCPVLDSLLTQNPSPAALLHRCPAALLHRCPAALLPCCPAALSQTYY, from the exons ATGACGACGTTATTATGTTCCTCCTCTTCTGCAGTTCTGATCATCA AAACCCTAGGGTTGCTGCACCGCTGCCCTGCTGCCCTGCTGCACCGCTGCCCTGCTGCCCTGCTGCACCGCTGCCCTGCTTCCCTGCTGCACCGCTGCCCTGCTGCCCTGCTGCCCTGCTGCCCTGCTGCCCTGCTGCACCGCTGCCCTGCTGCCCTGCTGCACCGCTGCCCTGCTGCACCGCTGCACCGCTGCACCGCTGCCCTGCTGCACCGCTGCCCTGCTGCCCTGCTGCCCCGCTGCCCTGCTGCCCTGCTGCCCTGCTGCCCTGTCCTAGACTCACTATTAACCCAGAACCCTAGCCCTGCTGCCCTGCTGCACCGCTGCCCTGCTGCCCTGCTGCACCGCTGCCCTGCTGCCCTGCTGCCCTGCTGCCCTGCTGCCCTGTCCCAGACTTACTATTAA